Sequence from the [Bacteroides] pectinophilus genome:
AAATAAACTATATCCAAAGATTTTCATCAAGGAAATTTTCATTGCATTTTCTCGGAACTCTAGTCTACTTACTGTAACAATAATCATAATATTTAAAAGCAATACAATCGTACAAAGAGAACTTAAAAATCCCACGAGTTTTATTAAAAATGTGTGATTATATAAATACTGTTCATGTACGTTTGTAATTACTAGCTGATAATTTCCAAGCATATCTTCATACTTTTTGCTGATATTTCTTAGCTGTTTTTCATCACATTGAAATAAAACTGCTCCTGCTTTATAGCTTTCAAGATACCCACCATTGACTGCTAAATCTTTGTTTGCCTGATAAATAATTATCGGATTTTTGCTTTTTTCGATACCATTTATTCTACTTGTATCTAAATAGGAAAAGTATTCTGTTTCGCTATACTCTATGTACTGAATATTTAATTGTTGTAAATTATCATGATTTAAAACATGGCTCAAGGAGTCATAGGCTAATTGCTTGTTTTTAGCAAAATATCTATTCTTTGGAATGAAAATAATCAAATCAGAAGATTCATTCTCTACTGCATTTATCTGCTTCGTAAAACCTTGTAACATATCTTTTGCATGATTATTTACATATATCACATCATTTTTATCATTTAAAATATTCAAGCATATTACAGGCTTTAATGTGTTATATTCATTCTTGTATAGTTTATTCCAAAAAGCTTCTTCTTTTTCAGCATTAAAATCAGTAGTCTTTACGGTAAAATAATTTGCATCATAATATTCTTCTAACAAATGTTCATTTGTAAATAGGTTATTATGAATACTACTAATATTAGTGGTAATTGTAAAAACAGCGGCTACCCCTGCTATAAATTTTAACGAATAAATTAAAAAATCCACTCCTCTTTTGTGTGTTGCATTTGCGAATGCCTTTCTAATATCAAAAAAGCAAAAAGAACAATATGGAATAGTGGAAAGAATAATTCCAATGGAATATAAAATTGTGACGAGTCTATTCTCATATGCTCCCGATATATAATTTGACAGCAATATTTTTGCAACAATAAATAATGCAATGTCAAAAGTTACATCGAATAAAGCAGCCTTAAATGCTATGAAACCAGCACTTTCTCCTAAGGAAACTCGTACAACAACCTCTTTTTTTCGCCTAACCACTTCAATTACATTTAGAACAATCATCAATGCAATAATCATACCCCATATAATAAAAATCATGTCCTTTTCCGTAGAATTCCAATATTCTGGATAAGTTAAGCTATATTTTTCTGATAATTTCTGATATGTAGAGATAATATTGTCCTCATTTCCTATGTATGAGATAAAGTTTTCATAACCCACAGAGGTACTTTGCAATTCTGAGAGATTATGAAATTTTACTTTCGTAATTCCGGAAACTAAAGCGGTATATTCTGATTCTTCTATGTTTGCAGTATTTTTTAATGTTTGTCTGATTACTTTATCATCGCCATAAATATGAAGTGTTGAAAGGTATTTATTATTGATTTCATTGTACTGAGAAAAAATATGTACATCATTCTCCGTTGCAGTTTCTGATACATCTTTCAGAAACTGCGACATATCTTCACTAGCAACTTCATAGCGTGATGACGTAAAATATGCTGTAGAAAAGTTCCAAAGCTGATCTTGAAATATTTCAGATTGCATAAGTATTCCAAAAATCAGGAAACAAAACAAACATAAGTTTTTAATTGCTTTCATTTATTTCAACCCCAGATTCCATACTTTATTTGCTTTTTCAAATATCGTAGTCAATATTGTGCTATTTTCATCAACAATCCATTGATCTTCTTGATCTTCAGCTTTTTTGCTACTTGACAACATAATTTGAGTATTCAAATCCTTATAGTCATTAAATAGCACGCCTTGACTTATTCCTTGGTGAAATGGTTTTATCCAAATAATTAGTGCATATCGAACATCTGACTCAGCTATCGCAAGATTTCCATTCCAAAGCAAATAATCAGGGACAGACACACTATACTGGAATCCATCTTTATCTGTGTAAATTTTTACTCCAGATTCTTCTATTTCAGGGAAGTCTTTCTGAAATTCGTTATATGGTTTATAACTCCCGAAGTACCAAAATAAATTATAGCAACAGAACAAAATAACCAAAACAATTCCTATATATTTTATTTTTTTCTTCATTTATATACACTCCACAAAAAAGAGTGGTTGGAATTCCAACCACTCAGCCATTATCCCGAACCTTTGTTTAGTAGCTATTACCGTAGGTAATACTATTTCCTTTATGAGCAACCTCAATTTTAGACCAATTACCTTTACCAACATTTGAACCCGAAAAAGAACCATTTCCATTCTTGACATATGCGTAATGATCTTTAGTTGAATGATATGCGTGTGCATAATCTTCATTAATAGCAAGAGTATTATAACCATAAGTCAAAACACCTTTTCCGCCATCAGATGTAGTGCTCAATTCCCACTTTTTATCAAATGTCTTATTCCCGTTTGTAACAGAAAATGCCATTACTGGAATTGATGAAGAAATTAACATTGCACTAATAGCTACCCCTACAATCACTTTCTTTGCTCTCATAAGTTTTACCTCCTATGATCTGCTGTATTTCTATTTATATTTTATCAAATATTTTGTATCTAGTCAATCAGTATCTTGACTTATATAGCGTCGAATTGTAAGATATATTCCTTGTAAAATTAACCAAAAGAACAACAGATTTATTGATAATGCTTTTTTAATTACTTCTCCAAAATAAATGATGACAGCCGCACTTGTCAGTATCATCAGTAGGGTAATAACATCCCAACAGTTTTTCTTATATAATTCTATAACCTTTATTTCTATCAGTATTGCCAGTATCCCTGTCCCTGCCACACATATTCCAACAACCAATATCATCAATAACCAATATATGATTCCGGCTATAATCTCATTTGGAATTTTTGTGCTGATTTGTGCCACAGATTGCCCGGCATCAATCGTCCAACCGATAAAAGTTTGTATGAATGATGCTGCATCATGGAAGAATGATTTGCAATCGGAAAGGAACACATCTGACTGTACTGCCTGAAAAAGAGTGGTTGTCAGCGAATACCATGCAAGAAGGAACAAGGTTGTTTGGAACATTACCGTTTTTGCTTTATATTGTCCTGCAAGTTGCTCTTTTTGTGTTTCGTATCTTGCTTTTGCATTCTGATAGGCTGTCCGGTCACAGGCTTCGCATTTTTTATAGAGTACCGGCTTTTCTACCGGTATCTCTACGATTTTCTGATGTGTCCGGGCATAATCCCGTTGTTGTGTTAAGCATCGTATTTTATCTTGACATTCCTCTATCGTGACGTTTGCGCTTCGCAGCTTCTCTTTCTCGCTCCGCAATGCTCTGTCTGCCAGCTTCAAGTCGTTCTTTAATGCTTGAATATTCCCGGCTCTGTTCTCTTTGTTTAATTTCTCGTTCAAGGTCAGAGATTCGTTGAGCTGCGT
This genomic interval carries:
- a CDS encoding DUF6040 family protein; the protein is MRSEKEKLRSANVTIEECQDKIRCLTQQRDYARTHQKIVEIPVEKPVLYKKCEACDRTAYQNAKARYETQKEQLAGQYKAKTVMFQTTLFLLAWYSLTTTLFQAVQSDVFLSDCKSFFHDAASFIQTFIGWTIDAGQSVAQISTKIPNEIIAGIIYWLLMILVVGICVAGTGILAILIEIKVIELYKKNCWDVITLLMILTSAAVIIYFGEVIKKALSINLLFFWLILQGIYLTIRRYISQDTD
- a CDS encoding DUF1430 domain-containing protein, with product MKAIKNLCLFCFLIFGILMQSEIFQDQLWNFSTAYFTSSRYEVASEDMSQFLKDVSETATENDVHIFSQYNEINNKYLSTLHIYGDDKVIRQTLKNTANIEESEYTALVSGITKVKFHNLSELQSTSVGYENFISYIGNEDNIISTYQKLSEKYSLTYPEYWNSTEKDMIFIIWGMIIALMIVLNVIEVVRRKKEVVVRVSLGESAGFIAFKAALFDVTFDIALFIVAKILLSNYISGAYENRLVTILYSIGIILSTIPYCSFCFFDIRKAFANATHKRGVDFLIYSLKFIAGVAAVFTITTNISSIHNNLFTNEHLLEEYYDANYFTVKTTDFNAEKEEAFWNKLYKNEYNTLKPVICLNILNDKNDVIYVNNHAKDMLQGFTKQINAVENESSDLIIFIPKNRYFAKNKQLAYDSLSHVLNHDNLQQLNIQYIEYSETEYFSYLDTSRINGIEKSKNPIIIYQANKDLAVNGGYLESYKAGAVLFQCDEKQLRNISKKYEDMLGNYQLVITNVHEQYLYNHTFLIKLVGFLSSLCTIVLLLNIMIIVTVSRLEFRENAMKISLMKIFGYSLFERHKTLLKMIVVENFVILVGMLIYSLLSVQTEVGISILVSSFMALIEFTIIFFNITIVEKTNIPKSLKGGCL